The Solicola gregarius DNA window TTGCCCGGCGCGACGTACGAGTTGCTGTGCAGGGTGCCGTCAGATGTGCGGTTGTAGCGCACCCCGTGCGGATGGAGCGAGACACCGAGCGGAATCTCCTTGTCGGTACGCAGCTTCTGCAGGGTCTCCTTGGAGACCTCGTTGTGCAACGTGATCGCGATGCACTCACCTTCGAGCATCTCGATCGTGGGGCCCGGGTACGAAGCCTTGTCGGGATCGTGTCCGTAGCCGAGCCGCACCTCGTCGTCGTACGCGGGCAGCTCGACCGCGTACAGCTGGAGATGACGGGTGGGCTGGGGGAAACCTGCGGGCACGTCGTCGGCGAGCGCCGACTCGACGCCGGACAGCCCGGTCATGCCGGCCGCGACCGGTACGGCGGACAGGCCGCGTAGAAGGGTACGGCGTTCGATCGTCATCGGGGATCCTGCTCCTCACGTCGATGGATGCTGCAATGAGCGCCGCGCGATGCGTCGGCATTCTCGGCGTTGCGCCAGGCGCATGTCATCGCTTACGGGCACCGTCCTTACCTACATCGGACCGCTTCGCGGCGCGGATGATCTTCGTACGTTCACCGGCGCTCACGGTGCCTTCCTCTACGAGATCGGCAAGCGTGCGTCGCGCGTGGGCGACGAAGCCAGCGTGGGTCGACCAACGCGCCTCGTCGTGGATCCGATCGTCGACGGTGCAGCCGCCTCCCGCATCGCGGTTGCGAACCCCACTGTTGACGCTGCCCATCACGACCGTCGGGCTCGGGTCGGGCTCGGCGCAGACGGGCTCCTCCGGGGGTGCCGAGACGATCGTGAACGTCACGCGCTTGGCGTCCGACGTGTTGCCGGCAGCGTCGGTCGCTCGGTAGTCGACGGCGTGGTCGCCCTCGTCCTCGACCTTGACCGGCTCCTCGTACGCCTGCCATTCGCCGTCGTCGAGCTTGTACTCGATCTTGTCGACGCCCGAGCCGTCGTCGGTCGCGTCGACCTTGACGGTCACCGGGCCGATGTAGTTCCAGTCGGCGCCCTGGCTTCCCTGCACCGCGGCGGTGGCCGTCGGAGCCTCGGTGTCGTCGTCGGGCCCTTCGACCACGGTGAACTTCTTCTGCACCGCGTCGGAGGCGTTGCCGGCCTTGTCGGTCGCCCTGGCCTGCACCGTGTGGTCGCCGACCTTGTTCACCTTGACCGCATCGGCGTACGCCTGCCATTCGCCGTCGTCGAGCTTGTACTCGACCGTGTCGACACCGGACTCGCTGTCGGTCGCGTCGACCATCAGCTCGGCGGATCCGACGTACGCACCGTCGTTGTTGGTGTCACCGTGCAGCATCAGGCTGACCTCGGGCGGTGCGGTGTCATTACCGTCGTCCTTGACCACCTTGAACTGTTTGGAGCCCTCCTCGGACTTGTTGCCGGCGCCGTCGGTCGCGCGGTAGCCGATGGTGTGGTCGCCGACCTTGTCGACGACGACCGGATCGGAGTACGCCTTCCAGCCGAGGTCGTCGACCTGGTACTCGACCTTGTCGACGCCCGATCCGCCCTCGTCGGTTGCGGTCACGGAGATCTTCGCCTGACCGATGAAGGCGCCGGCGTCGTTCTTCTCGCCCTCGATCTTGGCGTTCGCGACGGGCGGCGTGGTGTCGTCGCCGGGATCGCCACCACCGGTCACCTTGAGCTCGCCGACCATCTGACCGTGTCCGGGAATCGTGCAGTGGAACCGGTAGGTGCCCTTGGTGAGCGTGACGTCGACAGACCATTTGCCGTTGTTCTCGTCATCGGGGTACGCCAGGATGTCGAGGTCGACATCGTGGTTGTATCCCTCGGTCGTGGTGTCGAACGTCAGCGTGTGCTGCATTCCGCTGGTGTTGCCGGTCGCCTTGCTGTTCTCGAACACGATGGTCGTCGGCCCGGCCTCGGCCTCGGTTGGCGCCGACTTGTACGCCGTCGTGCTGTTGTCGGCCGTCCAGGTGAGCGTCTGTGCCGCCTGCGCGGTCGCGGGCTCCGGCTCGCTGACCGCGGGCCGATCGTCGTCGCGGCCCGCGGCGTACGCACCGCTGCCCGCGAAGGCGAGCATTCCGAGTACGAGCGCCAGCGCCGCAAGGATGCCTATCGGGCGTGCGTTGTCTATTGATCTGCGCATGGCAAGTCCTCTCCACGCCGCGTCAGCGACGCTGCACCCGGATGTTGCGGAACTCGATCAGGTCGTTGTCGCTGTGGTTCTGCAGACCGACATAGCCGGATGCGAACTGACGGAGATCAGTCGGTGGGTCACCCTCGCGCGAGGACTCCTTGCCAGGAGCGTTGGTGAACCGGTTGATCACCACGCCGTTGCGGATGATCGTGTACTTCTGGCCGACGACGCGAATCTCGTAGTCGTTCCACACCTTCTTGTCCGTCGGCTGCGCGCCGTCGATGTCGATGGAGTCGAAGTTGTAGACGGATCCGGTCTTCTGTTGCTCGCCTTCATCGCTCTGGGGTCCGTCGAAGATCTGGATCTCCTGACCGCAGTAGATCGCCACCCATGCGGGTGAGTCCTTGGCCGAGCCGACCGTGCCGCAGCTACCCTCAGGTCGGTCTTCGACCGGCGTACGGATGTCGGGGAAGCGTACGAACACGCCGCTGTTGGCGCGGTAGCCCTCCGGCGCCATGTCTCGGAACTGCAGCCGAAGCGAGAAGTCACCGTACGGCTTGGTGTACCAGAGCATGCCCAGGCCACCGGACGAGCGGATGTTTCCTTGCTTCGTACGCGTGAATTTGCCACTGGGCGCCTGCTTCCAGCCCTTCAGCGACGCGGCCGTGCCGTCGAAGATGGGCGTGTACGGTGCGGCCTCGCCGACGTCGGACGAGGCAGCGGCGCGCTCGATCGCGTACTGCTCGTTGTCGTTGAGGGGACCGTCGTCGGCCATCCGCTGCGCCACGTCCTTGACGTACGTAACGAACGCATCGTGCGATCCCCACGTGCCTTCGTCGTCGATCACGTCGTTGACGGTGCACCCGCCACCGACGCTGTCATTGGCGACGCCGGTGTCGCTGCCGAGGAACCGAACGGTCGGCCGCGCATCCGGTGCCGGGCAGGAGACCTTGACCTCCTGCTCGACGGTCGCCTTCTCGCCGTCGGCGTACGTCACGGTCAGCTTCGCCGTGAACGAGCCGCCCTTGGTGTACGTGTGGGCGGGGCTCATCGCTTTCGACGTGGTGCCGTCGCCGAAGTTCCAGTTCCACTTGACGCCTCCGGCCTGCTGCCCGGAGAACTTGATGCGTGTCGGCGTGCCCTGCGACGTCGGCTTCGCCGTCACACCGGCCGCCTCGGACGAGGGTGCCTCTCCGGGTACGAGCCCAGCCTTGGTCGGCGCGGGCGTCGCCGGGCCACCGTGGTAGCTGATCCGGATCAGCTTCTGGTTCTCATGCAGGCTGAAGAAGCCGCCTCCGTAGTCGAGCATGTACAGCGCACCGTCGGAGCCGAACTTGGCGTCCATCCAGCTCATCAGCTGATCGTCGTCCGTGCCCGGGGGAATGATCGAGCGCAGATCCTCGGCGAACGCCGGCGGCCCTTGCTGCGGAACCGTGCCCGGATCCATCGTCGCCGCGATCCGGTTGTTCGCGTTGGACTGGTCGCCGATCAGCCACTTGTCCTCCCAGTACTTCGGCCACGAGACCTTACTGCCCTCGTCGACCTCGGACTGGTGGAACGTCGGACCCGACATCACTGCCTGGCCGCCGCCCTTGAGGTACGGCTCGGTGTACGTCTCGTCCTCGATCTTGTAGGTGGGGATGCCGTTCGGGCGCTTCGGGTACGTGACCCCGCCGCCCTGAGGTGAGTACCAGATCGAGTTGGTGCGCGCGTCCGGGATATCCGTGAGCCCGGTGTTGCGCGGCGACGTGTTCTTCAGGTTGTCGCAGTCGTACCAGCCGGCGGGCTTCGTCGCGTCCTCGTTGCTGCGGTCGCGGTACGGCTGCCGGTTGCCCATGCAGTACGGCCAGCCCTGGTTGCCCGCCGAGGTGATCACGGTCGCCGTCTCGTACTTCGCCGGACCCCACTTCGGGCTCGGTTCGGACGCATCGGGCCCGACCCAGCCGGCGGTCAACCAGTCCGTCTCGCTGTCGATCTGCAGCCGGGCGATGTTGCGTACGCCCATCACGTAGATCTCCGGGCGTGCCTTGTCGCCGCCGCCCTCGTCACCGGTGAACAGGTTGCCCGCAGGGACCGAGTACGTTCCGTCGTCCTCCGGGTGGATCCGGATGATCTTGCCGTTCAGGCTGTTGGTGTTGCCCGACGTACGACGGGCGTCCTGGAACGAGATGCCCTTGTAGTCCTCGGTCCAGTTGTTACCCGAGTAGCCGTCGGAGCCGCCGGAGGAGTTGTTGTCGCCCGAGCCGACGTACAGGTTGCCCTCGTCGTCGAACGCCATGCCGCCGCCCGCGTGACAGCAGCTGTGGATCTGAGCCGTCCAGTGCAGGAGATCCTTGCGGGTCGACTGGTCGATCGTGTTCTTCTCCGGGTCGTACGTGAACCTCGAGATCGTCCGCTCACCGGTCCGCTTGTCGCGGTCGATGGACTCGTGCGGCATCCAGTAGACGTACAGGTAGTTGTTCTCCGCGAAGTCGGGGTCGGCGACGATGCCGAGGAGGCCCTCCTCGTTCTTCACCAACTCGTCGCCACTGCCGCGGTTGCCCATCACGTCGAGCGTCGTGAGCAGCTTGACGTCGCCGGACTCCGGGTCGTACCGGTGGATGGTCCCGCAGCCGAGGCCGACGTCGGGGTTGTCCCACTCGACGATGGGTCCGCTCGGGCAGGCGGCCTTGCCGACGTAGAAGATGTCGCCGCCGGGCGCGACGGTCAGACCGTGCGGTTCGCCGATCTGGTCGAGCTCGCCCTCCTTGTTCTGCGCGGTGAGCTTCTCGACCTTGTAGTTCGAGGCGATCGTCGCCTGGCAGTCGCCGCGCACCATTCCGGACGTCCACTGGATCGCGCCGAGCAGGTGCTTGCGGAACTGGTCGTCGCCGTACGCGCCGGCGGTCGCGCCCATGCCGGTGTAGAACGAGCGGCCGCCCTGGTAGTCGCGGCACCAGGACATGGGATGGAACGGCCCGTTGCCCGAGTCGCCGGGCTGGTAGGTCCGCTCCTCGACCTGGGCGACGGTGTGCACCTTGCCGGTCGGGTTCTGCTCCCAGTTCGGCCAGCGTCCGGTGTGCTCGAACGTCAACGGCAGGTCGCGGGTGGCGGGATGCTGTCGATCGAGTACGTCGACCGTCGCCTGCTGCGCCTTGAACGGGCTGTCGGTCGGTCGGGCGCCGATCAGGCCCGTGAACCAGTCAGAGCCCGGCTTGACCTTGGCGGCGTCGTGGATGCCGAGGAAGCCGCCGCCGGCCCGGACGTACCTCTGCAGGTTCTTGGTCTGCGCAGCGTTGAGCTCGGAGCCCTCGCTGGCCAGGAACACGATCGAGCGGAACCGGCCGGGCGACGCGAACACCGCCGGGTCGATCGACACCTCGACCCGGAAGCCGTTCTCGGCTCCGAGTTCGCGGATCGTCTTGGTCGCGCGTTTGACCGCGTCGTCCTGCCGTGGCGCCGGGCCGTGGAACACCAGCACCTTCGGCTTGGCCGCGGGGGCCGCTGCCGCGGCCGTTGCGGGCTGATTGGCGGCGTTGGCCGGCGGCGGCGCGCTGGCGCCTGTCGGTGCCGTGAGGGACAACGCGATGGTGCCGACCACGGCCGCCGCCGTCGCGATTACGCGACGCGCAACGGGGAATCGTAGAGGGCGGGGGGAGTTCGACGGATCGGTACGCACGTGTGTCGTCCTTCCGGATGGTGGAAAGTTTTGCCTCCGCTTCGGATGTAACTTAGATCACTTCGTACGCCAAAGGCAATACTAAGATCTGCCTCTCGTCGTACTTTTGTCGGTTCGCCGACAGAAAGGGCGCGAGCGTTCGAGGCATAAATGCGCCGAGGTACGTCCTCCGGGCAATAGCGGGTGCGCTATCGGCAGGAGGACGTACCTCGGCGGCTGGTGGACGCGGGGTCAGAAGCGGACGGTACGCAGGTACTCGTAGCCGACCTCGGTCGTCTGACGCGGCGTTACGTTGGGCTCGTCGTTCTCCATGATGTACTCCTCGACCCGGTGGTTGTCGAAGATCCTGGGGAAGTCGAGGTTGCCGGTGCCGAGGTCGCACATCTTGCCGGTGTCGGGGTTGCGGTCCTTCACGTGGTACTGGCGCACCTTGAGCGGGGCGGCATTGATGTGCTCGTTGACGTAGCCCTCGATGTCGTCGCCGGCGTCACCGCTCTCGACGCCACCGGTCGCGATCCAGTACAGGTCGACCTCGAGGTGGACGAGCACCGGATCGAGCTCGGCCATGAAGATGTCCCACGGCCGCTCGCCATTGCTCAGCGGCAGGAACTCGTGCGAGTGGTTGTGGTAGCCGTACCGCAGTCCCGCACGCCGTGCGGCCGCCGCCTCGCTGTTCATGTGCCAGGCGAACTGCTTCCACTCATCGGGATTGTCCGAGTTCAGGTACGGGACCACGAGGTAGTCCTGTCCCATCGTGTTGGCGTTCTCCAGCTTCACTTCGAGCTCGTCGCGCGTTGCTGAAAGACCGTCGTGGCTCGAGGTCGTGTGCACCCCGACCCGATTGTGGAAACGCCGCAGCTCCTTCGCCGTCCGGCCGTAGTAGCCGGCCTGCTCGACCCGGCGGTATCCGGCGTCGGCGACGTACCGCAGTGACTTGTCGTAGTTCTTCTCGAGGTCGGCGCGGATCGAGTACAGCTGGATGCTGATCAGGCCGGGAGGTACGCGCCGGTGCCCCTTGCGTGCCCTGTCGGCTGCCGGCTCGGCGGACGCGGGACCCGCCGAGGCGAATCCGAATGCGCCGACGGCGGCCGTGCCGAGTGCGCCTGCGAGTAGGCCGCGCCGTCCGATGCCGGTTCGTTCCTTGGCCGCGTCGAGCGCGGCATGACCGTCGTATCCGTAACACATGCGGGTTCCCTCCATGGGTGTGCTGCTAGGTCGAGTTGCTGTAGGTGTTGTCGGTCAGGCTTCTTCCGGGCTTGGAACTCCCGCCATCTCCAGGAGCAGGTCGCGGACCTGCGTCGCACCGATCCGCGTACGTGACGTCCCGGCGTCGTTGCACAGCAGCATCGGGCCGTTGTCGTCGTCCGCCGGCAGGCGTCCGTGCGTACCGCGCACCGGCGCCGGGTCGAGCGGGACGACCTTCATCGCGTATCGAAGGCCCGCCTTCTTCCGGGCCAGCGTCAGGGCCGCCTTCGCCTTCACCGCACGGTCGTCGGGGTCGAAGAACAGCTCGGCCGGGTCGTATCCCGGCTTGC harbors:
- a CDS encoding OmpL47-type beta-barrel domain-containing protein → MRRSIDNARPIGILAALALVLGMLAFAGSGAYAAGRDDDRPAVSEPEPATAQAAQTLTWTADNSTTAYKSAPTEAEAGPTTIVFENSKATGNTSGMQHTLTFDTTTEGYNHDVDLDILAYPDDENNGKWSVDVTLTKGTYRFHCTIPGHGQMVGELKVTGGGDPGDDTTPPVANAKIEGEKNDAGAFIGQAKISVTATDEGGSGVDKVEYQVDDLGWKAYSDPVVVDKVGDHTIGYRATDGAGNKSEEGSKQFKVVKDDGNDTAPPEVSLMLHGDTNNDGAYVGSAELMVDATDSESGVDTVEYKLDDGEWQAYADAVKVNKVGDHTVQARATDKAGNASDAVQKKFTVVEGPDDDTEAPTATAAVQGSQGADWNYIGPVTVKVDATDDGSGVDKIEYKLDDGEWQAYEEPVKVEDEGDHAVDYRATDAAGNTSDAKRVTFTIVSAPPEEPVCAEPDPSPTVVMGSVNSGVRNRDAGGGCTVDDRIHDEARWSTHAGFVAHARRTLADLVEEGTVSAGERTKIIRAAKRSDVGKDGARKR
- a CDS encoding sugar phosphate isomerase/epimerase family protein, encoding MEGTRMCYGYDGHAALDAAKERTGIGRRGLLAGALGTAAVGAFGFASAGPASAEPAADRARKGHRRVPPGLISIQLYSIRADLEKNYDKSLRYVADAGYRRVEQAGYYGRTAKELRRFHNRVGVHTTSSHDGLSATRDELEVKLENANTMGQDYLVVPYLNSDNPDEWKQFAWHMNSEAAAARRAGLRYGYHNHSHEFLPLSNGERPWDIFMAELDPVLVHLEVDLYWIATGGVESGDAGDDIEGYVNEHINAAPLKVRQYHVKDRNPDTGKMCDLGTGNLDFPRIFDNHRVEEYIMENDEPNVTPRQTTEVGYEYLRTVRF
- a CDS encoding ThuA domain-containing protein — translated: MVGTIALSLTAPTGASAPPPANAANQPATAAAAAPAAKPKVLVFHGPAPRQDDAVKRATKTIRELGAENGFRVEVSIDPAVFASPGRFRSIVFLASEGSELNAAQTKNLQRYVRAGGGFLGIHDAAKVKPGSDWFTGLIGARPTDSPFKAQQATVDVLDRQHPATRDLPLTFEHTGRWPNWEQNPTGKVHTVAQVEERTYQPGDSGNGPFHPMSWCRDYQGGRSFYTGMGATAGAYGDDQFRKHLLGAIQWTSGMVRGDCQATIASNYKVEKLTAQNKEGELDQIGEPHGLTVAPGGDIFYVGKAACPSGPIVEWDNPDVGLGCGTIHRYDPESGDVKLLTTLDVMGNRGSGDELVKNEEGLLGIVADPDFAENNYLYVYWMPHESIDRDKRTGERTISRFTYDPEKNTIDQSTRKDLLHWTAQIHSCCHAGGGMAFDDEGNLYVGSGDNNSSGGSDGYSGNNWTEDYKGISFQDARRTSGNTNSLNGKIIRIHPEDDGTYSVPAGNLFTGDEGGGDKARPEIYVMGVRNIARLQIDSETDWLTAGWVGPDASEPSPKWGPAKYETATVITSAGNQGWPYCMGNRQPYRDRSNEDATKPAGWYDCDNLKNTSPRNTGLTDIPDARTNSIWYSPQGGGVTYPKRPNGIPTYKIEDETYTEPYLKGGGQAVMSGPTFHQSEVDEGSKVSWPKYWEDKWLIGDQSNANNRIAATMDPGTVPQQGPPAFAEDLRSIIPPGTDDDQLMSWMDAKFGSDGALYMLDYGGGFFSLHENQKLIRISYHGGPATPAPTKAGLVPGEAPSSEAAGVTAKPTSQGTPTRIKFSGQQAGGVKWNWNFGDGTTSKAMSPAHTYTKGGSFTAKLTVTYADGEKATVEQEVKVSCPAPDARPTVRFLGSDTGVANDSVGGGCTVNDVIDDEGTWGSHDAFVTYVKDVAQRMADDGPLNDNEQYAIERAAASSDVGEAAPYTPIFDGTAASLKGWKQAPSGKFTRTKQGNIRSSGGLGMLWYTKPYGDFSLRLQFRDMAPEGYRANSGVFVRFPDIRTPVEDRPEGSCGTVGSAKDSPAWVAIYCGQEIQIFDGPQSDEGEQQKTGSVYNFDSIDIDGAQPTDKKVWNDYEIRVVGQKYTIIRNGVVINRFTNAPGKESSREGDPPTDLRQFASGYVGLQNHSDNDLIEFRNIRVQRR